A portion of the Anaerolineae bacterium genome contains these proteins:
- a CDS encoding cobalamin-binding protein: EGAGFNVVDLGVDVSPEKFLEAVRDHKPKVVGLSALLTTTMPAMRTTIEALKEAGVRDSVKVMIGGAPVTQRYADEIGADGYAPDAASAVDVARSLTAA; this comes from the coding sequence TGGAGGGGGCCGGCTTCAACGTGGTGGACCTGGGGGTGGACGTATCGCCGGAGAAGTTCCTGGAAGCGGTGCGGGACCACAAGCCCAAGGTGGTGGGGCTCTCGGCGCTTCTCACCACTACCATGCCGGCCATGAGGACGACGATCGAGGCGCTGAAGGAAGCGGGGGTGCGGGACTCGGTGAAGGTGATGATCGGGGGAGCCCCGGTGACCCAGCGCTACGCCGACGAGATCGGGGCCGATGGCTACGCCCCCGATGCCGCCTCCGCCGTGGACGTGGCCCGCTCCCTCACCGCTGCCTGA
- a CDS encoding PrsW family intramembrane metalloprotease: MKGAVAALPWTARISLLLLLAVIIVLNACGRRHLPDHPFDRAILLRAAGMPARAESALEQAVMAWPLDLEINRLYVINHYETPPGAGRDDRALEGRYLALTADPASADMAHLCLGEIRSLQNRHPEALELYLRVRNPRLRYLNSGLARTYYALGDAARAEAHYRLEIALGGDLASAVPELARLYLAQGRLDQVSELLADDRLARYLNAGIRREAALRLGDWGAYARIVFLEPVLYVQLGAALSALVICGIWLTFFRRIDVFEQEPLALVLLALVLGALSAEGSLVLGDALEPVLRPRLPAGWPGDLVHSVIGTGIVEEVAKFVPLLLVAALSRHDNEPIDLLIYGSLSALGFATLENALYFTGYGLDIVFSRFIISTVLHLSMTGSVAYAWGRAQFIRRAWPAPRVASALVLAALLHGLFNYFLGRPPQQLAAVSILIGLGLAIAYGNMIVNCLNFSPYFRRSQAQGSRLQNLGLLAGTAALLISIGYLYSHYTYSTEVANLKLLSGGASALLSVLVVFGSLGEITLMQGTTVPLLQAAWRRRRTSMER, translated from the coding sequence ATGAAGGGGGCGGTGGCGGCACTGCCGTGGACGGCCAGGATATCCCTGCTATTGCTGCTGGCGGTCATCATCGTCCTCAACGCCTGCGGGCGCCGCCACCTCCCTGACCACCCCTTTGACCGGGCCATCCTGCTTCGTGCGGCCGGCATGCCGGCCCGAGCCGAGTCGGCGCTGGAGCAGGCTGTGATGGCATGGCCGCTGGACCTGGAGATCAACCGGCTCTACGTCATCAACCACTACGAAACCCCGCCTGGCGCCGGTAGGGACGACCGAGCCCTGGAGGGTCGCTACCTGGCTCTGACTGCGGACCCGGCATCCGCAGACATGGCTCACCTCTGCCTGGGTGAGATCCGCTCCCTGCAGAACCGGCACCCGGAGGCGCTGGAGCTGTATCTTCGGGTGCGCAACCCCAGACTTCGGTACCTCAACAGCGGTCTGGCCAGGACCTATTACGCCCTGGGAGACGCCGCCCGGGCGGAAGCTCACTACCGACTCGAGATCGCCTTGGGGGGTGATCTGGCGAGCGCGGTACCCGAACTGGCGCGGCTCTACTTGGCGCAGGGGCGGCTGGATCAAGTCTCCGAGCTCCTGGCCGACGATCGGCTGGCCCGCTACCTCAACGCGGGCATCAGGCGGGAGGCCGCCCTGCGCCTTGGCGACTGGGGCGCGTATGCGCGGATCGTGTTCCTCGAGCCGGTGCTCTACGTCCAGCTTGGCGCCGCCCTCAGTGCTCTGGTCATCTGCGGCATATGGCTCACCTTCTTCCGGCGCATAGACGTCTTCGAGCAGGAACCTCTGGCCCTGGTGCTGTTGGCGCTGGTGCTGGGGGCCCTCTCTGCCGAGGGTTCTCTGGTGCTTGGGGACGCCCTGGAGCCGGTGCTCCGTCCCCGGCTCCCCGCCGGCTGGCCGGGCGACCTGGTTCACAGCGTGATCGGCACTGGCATCGTGGAGGAGGTGGCCAAGTTCGTGCCCCTGCTCCTGGTGGCGGCCCTGTCCCGCCACGACAACGAGCCCATAGACCTACTCATCTACGGGAGCCTCTCGGCCCTGGGGTTCGCCACCCTGGAGAACGCCCTGTACTTCACCGGGTACGGGCTGGACATCGTCTTCAGCCGGTTCATCATCTCCACGGTGCTGCACCTGTCCATGACGGGATCAGTGGCCTACGCCTGGGGCCGGGCCCAGTTCATCCGCAGGGCGTGGCCGGCACCGCGCGTTGCCAGTGCCCTGGTGTTGGCGGCCCTGCTGCATGGCCTCTTCAACTATTTCCTGGGCAGGCCGCCCCAGCAACTGGCTGCGGTGAGCATTCTCATCGGGCTGGGGCTGGCCATCGCCTACGGCAACATGATCGTCAACTGCCTCAACTTCTCCCCCTACTTCCGCCGGTCGCAGGCCCAGGGAAGCCGGCTGCAGAACCTGGGCCTGTTGGCGGGCACGGCGGCCCTGCTGATCTCCATCGGGTACCTGTACTCCCACTACACCTACTCTACCGAGGTGGCCAACCTGAAGCTCCTCTCCGGCGGTGCCTCCGCTCTGCTCTCGGTGCTGGTGGTGTTTGGCTCCCTGGGGGAGATCACCCTGATGCAGGGCACCACCGTGCCTCTGTTGCAGGCCGCCTGGCGCCGCCGACGGACCAGCATGGAACGCTGA
- a CDS encoding hybrid sensor histidine kinase/response regulator, producing the protein MVYEEFAPLRETPRYKADWAGEFVELRQSGLQAIGVALALLGYAWAFAQALSMHPAFAWAPLSLPLGVGALGVALLLARRPPWLRSALYVGGALALGAVGLWWQRTLGAPFFLVLITTASTLVGPPGLVFGVAAASSLLLLSAASRVGIWPPEIIGPALAMCWGAAGIAWLTSRNLYTVLTWALRGYESAWQTAVELQNERGKLNRTMRALSEANALLKRTTYDLAEAREEAERARQLKGQFAANISHELRTPLHLIVGFSQMMYTSPGAYEGVRWTPELRGDVQEIYESAQHLLRLIDDVLDLSQVEAARLPLTKERVALAPLVRDSVETARNLLRGRGLYLNVDLPESIPAVYADPTRIRQVLLNLLNNAARFTESGGITVRVRVHEQEVQVSVEDTGVGIPAEQLEDIFGEFHQVDASLRRRYGGTGLGLSICKQFVSLHDGRIWAESEVGKGSTFHFTLPLPSAPTVRSQRSQVAPGWRYPASRPATPRRIVTLAQPPQFQRLLTRYLTEVEVLAVEQPEGLAAAVRQVQADAVVLAAGSLDEAAVEELARECRGQLVPVVSFSLPLEEHLALAEGFSHCLMKPFSAEGLLRTLEQAAPGARRVLVVDDDPGVVRLVERYLSTVAQPPEILAAYDGEEAISLLDRGPDMLLLDLMLPKVNGIQVLRALRSRPEGAEVPAVAITAYSFARDVAALGQGEMVVRRGEHFTAQEMMRWLETVLEAMPARHLTPGGPAPEPAPARTD; encoded by the coding sequence ATGGTCTACGAGGAGTTCGCCCCGCTGCGGGAGACTCCCCGCTACAAGGCCGACTGGGCGGGGGAGTTCGTCGAGCTGAGGCAGTCCGGGCTCCAAGCCATCGGGGTGGCACTGGCTCTGCTGGGCTATGCTTGGGCCTTCGCTCAGGCTCTGTCCATGCATCCTGCCTTCGCCTGGGCCCCGCTGTCTCTCCCCCTGGGCGTGGGTGCGCTGGGAGTGGCGCTCCTCCTGGCGAGACGGCCGCCGTGGTTGCGCAGCGCCCTGTATGTGGGTGGAGCGCTGGCCTTGGGGGCGGTGGGCCTGTGGTGGCAGCGCACCCTGGGGGCGCCCTTCTTCCTGGTCCTCATCACCACCGCCTCCACCCTGGTGGGGCCGCCGGGGCTGGTCTTCGGCGTCGCTGCCGCTAGCAGCCTGCTGCTCCTCTCGGCAGCGTCCCGGGTCGGCATCTGGCCGCCGGAGATCATCGGGCCGGCCCTGGCCATGTGCTGGGGGGCGGCGGGGATAGCCTGGCTGACCTCGCGCAACTTGTACACAGTGCTCACCTGGGCCCTGCGCGGCTACGAGAGCGCCTGGCAGACGGCGGTGGAGCTGCAGAACGAGAGGGGCAAGCTCAACCGCACCATGCGGGCCCTGTCGGAGGCCAACGCCCTGCTCAAGCGCACCACCTACGACCTGGCCGAGGCGCGGGAGGAAGCCGAGCGCGCCCGCCAGCTCAAGGGGCAGTTCGCCGCCAACATCAGCCACGAGTTGCGCACTCCCCTGCACCTGATAGTGGGCTTCTCCCAGATGATGTACACCTCTCCGGGCGCCTACGAGGGGGTGCGCTGGACCCCTGAGCTCAGAGGAGACGTGCAGGAGATCTATGAGAGCGCCCAACACCTGCTGCGGCTGATTGACGACGTCCTGGATCTCTCTCAGGTGGAGGCGGCCCGGCTGCCCCTCACCAAGGAGCGGGTGGCCCTGGCGCCCCTGGTGCGCGACAGCGTGGAGACGGCGCGGAACCTCCTGCGTGGCCGCGGGCTATACCTGAACGTGGACCTGCCGGAGAGCATCCCGGCGGTCTACGCCGATCCCACCCGCATCCGGCAGGTGCTCCTCAACCTGCTCAACAACGCCGCCCGGTTCACCGAGAGCGGCGGCATCACGGTTCGGGTGCGAGTGCATGAGCAAGAGGTGCAGGTGTCGGTGGAAGATACGGGGGTGGGCATACCGGCGGAACAGCTCGAGGACATCTTCGGGGAATTCCACCAGGTGGACGCGTCCCTGCGCCGGCGCTACGGTGGCACCGGACTGGGGCTGTCCATCTGTAAGCAGTTCGTGTCTCTGCACGACGGTCGCATCTGGGCCGAGAGCGAAGTGGGCAAGGGCAGCACCTTCCACTTCACCCTGCCCCTGCCATCGGCCCCGACGGTACGGTCGCAGCGGAGCCAGGTGGCTCCGGGCTGGCGCTATCCCGCCTCCCGGCCGGCGACGCCGCGCCGTATAGTGACCCTGGCCCAGCCGCCTCAGTTCCAGCGCCTCCTGACGCGGTACCTCACGGAGGTTGAGGTGTTGGCGGTGGAGCAGCCCGAGGGGCTGGCAGCGGCGGTGCGGCAGGTCCAGGCCGACGCGGTGGTGCTGGCGGCGGGAAGCCTGGACGAAGCGGCGGTGGAGGAGCTGGCCCGAGAGTGCCGGGGGCAATTGGTGCCGGTGGTTTCCTTCTCGCTGCCGCTGGAGGAGCACCTGGCCCTGGCCGAGGGTTTCTCTCACTGCTTGATGAAGCCCTTTAGCGCCGAGGGCCTATTGCGGACGCTGGAACAGGCGGCGCCCGGAGCCAGGAGGGTGCTGGTGGTGGACGACGACCCGGGGGTGGTGCGGCTGGTGGAGCGGTACTTGAGCACCGTTGCCCAGCCTCCCGAAATCCTGGCGGCCTACGATGGGGAAGAGGCCATCTCCCTTCTGGACCGGGGCCCGGACATGCTGCTGCTGGACCTCATGCTGCCCAAGGTGAACGGCATCCAAGTGCTGCGCGCTCTTCGGTCTCGGCCTGAGGGAGCGGAGGTGCCGGCAGTGGCCATCACCGCCTACAGCTTCGCGCGGGACGTAGCCGCCCTGGGCCAGGGGGAGATGGTAGTGCGCCGGGGGGAGCACTTCACCGCCCAGGAGATGATGCGGTGGCTGGAGACGGTGCTGGAGGCCATGCCGGCCCGCCACCTCACCCCCGGCGGGCCTGCGCCAGAGCCAGCACCAGCGAGGACTGACTGA
- a CDS encoding response regulator, whose translation MDPLAESRLGLDFLSHVRDALAHLFDTAHLQNHPLTAHLVPSTITDPKARAQALTEALLQAITDLKPPPGVSPRDPAYRPYAVLRYKYAEGASNEHIQDRLAISRRQFFREQQRACEALAALLWERRLDRDEETDLGQTLTEELEQLGLQPRPFAVATVLEQAIAAVRSLTDSCGVALSLRGPIPAQAFADQALTRQLMVSLLSGLSQAAPGTYLELEVRDEERWVTVSVGGLPASLSAEALEAHLRLPGQLARRVGGRLEVTGEGYRPALRLLLPSAREDHVVIVDDNPKTLRLFQRYLEPHRYRVTAIQESVQALDEIRRLRPDVVLLDVMMRDVDGWQILQTLKTDPDTRHIPVIVCSVLEEETLAHTIGADAYLRKPISQSSLVLALAQARRG comes from the coding sequence TTGGACCCCTTAGCTGAGAGCAGACTGGGTCTGGACTTCCTCTCCCACGTGCGCGACGCCCTCGCGCACCTCTTCGACACCGCTCACCTCCAGAACCACCCCCTCACCGCCCACCTCGTCCCTTCCACCATCACCGACCCTAAGGCCCGCGCCCAGGCCCTCACCGAGGCCCTCCTCCAGGCCATCACCGACCTCAAGCCGCCCCCGGGCGTCTCACCCCGCGACCCAGCCTACCGGCCCTACGCCGTCCTCCGCTACAAGTACGCCGAAGGGGCCTCCAACGAGCACATCCAGGACCGCCTCGCCATCAGCCGCCGCCAGTTCTTCCGCGAACAGCAGCGCGCCTGCGAGGCCCTGGCCGCCCTCCTCTGGGAGCGACGCCTCGACCGCGACGAGGAGACAGACCTGGGGCAGACTCTGACCGAGGAACTGGAGCAACTGGGCCTGCAGCCTCGGCCCTTCGCCGTGGCCACCGTGCTAGAGCAGGCCATCGCCGCCGTGCGCAGCCTCACCGACTCCTGCGGCGTGGCCCTCAGCCTGCGCGGTCCGATCCCCGCCCAGGCCTTCGCCGACCAGGCCCTCACCCGGCAACTGATGGTCTCCCTGCTCAGCGGGCTGTCCCAGGCCGCGCCCGGCACCTACCTGGAGTTGGAGGTGAGAGACGAGGAACGCTGGGTGACCGTGTCGGTCGGCGGACTGCCGGCCTCCCTGAGTGCGGAGGCGCTGGAAGCTCACCTACGCTTGCCCGGTCAGCTGGCCCGGCGCGTGGGCGGCCGCCTCGAGGTGACCGGGGAAGGATACCGGCCGGCACTCAGGCTGCTCCTGCCCTCCGCCCGCGAGGATCACGTGGTCATCGTGGACGACAACCCCAAGACGCTGCGCCTCTTCCAGCGCTACCTGGAGCCGCACCGCTATCGGGTCACGGCCATACAGGAGAGCGTGCAGGCGCTGGACGAGATACGCCGGCTGCGGCCGGATGTGGTGCTGCTGGACGTGATGATGCGCGACGTGGACGGGTGGCAGATCCTGCAGACGCTCAAGACCGACCCCGACACTCGCCACATCCCCGTGATCGTGTGCTCGGTCCTGGAGGAGGAAACCCTGGCCCACACCATCGGCGCCGACGCCTACCTGCGCAAGCCCATCAGTCAGTCCTCGCTGGTGCTGGCTCTGGCGCAGGCCCGCCGGGGGTGA
- a CDS encoding DUF2442 domain-containing protein, translating into MTPCAREAQRVHVTEDTLIVDLVDGRTIIVPLAWYPRLWYGSREERAHLEILGDGSYIHWPDLDEDVSVVGLLAGRRSAESPESLRRWLADRGA; encoded by the coding sequence ATGACTCCTTGCGCACGCGAGGCCCAGCGGGTACACGTCACTGAGGACACCCTCATCGTTGACCTCGTTGACGGGCGCACCATCATCGTCCCTCTCGCCTGGTATCCGCGGCTCTGGTATGGCAGCCGAGAGGAGCGCGCCCACCTCGAGATCCTCGGCGACGGGAGCTACATCCATTGGCCCGATCTGGACGAAGACGTGAGCGTCGTCGGCCTTCTGGCCGGCCGTCGCTCGGCGGAAAGCCCGGAATCTCTGAGGAGATGGCTGGCAGACCGGGGAGCGTAG
- a CDS encoding extracellular solute-binding protein, which yields MRGRLTRRDFLRVAGVGVGAAAVAACAATPAPGAGEAPPAEAEATQAPAPVSAEESVKLTTMWRTNPAENAMLEGIVGVWKETYPNIDLEAIFVPWDEFEPKLLAMYTGGIAPDVIGMGGTNPYVERFVRGMVRGLRPFLDLDPSIEEGMWPIAAKAYAIRGDVIGLPWSITYPGFFYNATLLEASGVERPPTDWGDTSWTVDEALAMGKQLTLDKDEDGKTDQFGLNLSHRSPFYLTRLWGEDLVGEEDYAEGILRHLRFDDDAVYQACLDGMTVIANAIHKDQVTPSPETAQSLSQLGPMLKTGALAMDFAAAWALSPPLPEEFEFGAAAEPRARSTGGVGWLNPMQMASSTKYPDQAWQFMTFFVSDERAQTIFIENTTGKVPPGKAGLKKYVDGWAPKLVNTNEELENMLQGALAQIKASCPCHILVGWAAIRDTFRAEMEPVWLGTKEPKEALDTMIPLMNQTLEEKLKELKLTDAAGTAYPVAAYELASRSGGACGCAGCGASCAGCGGGGCGALA from the coding sequence ATGAGAGGGCGACTAACGCGTCGTGATTTCCTCCGTGTAGCGGGAGTCGGTGTCGGGGCGGCGGCAGTGGCCGCTTGCGCCGCAACGCCAGCGCCGGGAGCCGGGGAGGCTCCGCCGGCAGAGGCTGAAGCCACCCAGGCTCCGGCTCCGGTCTCAGCCGAGGAGTCGGTGAAGCTCACCACTATGTGGCGCACCAATCCTGCCGAGAACGCGATGCTCGAGGGGATTGTGGGCGTCTGGAAGGAGACCTATCCCAACATTGACTTGGAGGCGATCTTTGTCCCCTGGGATGAGTTCGAGCCCAAGCTCTTGGCCATGTACACCGGTGGCATCGCTCCGGACGTCATCGGCATGGGCGGGACCAATCCCTACGTGGAGCGGTTCGTGCGCGGCATGGTCCGGGGCTTGAGGCCCTTCCTCGACCTGGACCCCTCGATCGAGGAGGGGATGTGGCCGATCGCCGCCAAGGCCTACGCCATCCGCGGTGATGTGATCGGTCTTCCCTGGTCCATCACTTACCCGGGCTTCTTCTACAACGCCACGTTGCTCGAAGCTAGTGGTGTAGAGCGGCCTCCCACGGACTGGGGCGACACGTCTTGGACGGTAGACGAAGCCCTGGCCATGGGCAAGCAGCTGACACTCGACAAGGATGAGGACGGCAAGACGGACCAGTTCGGCCTGAACTTGAGCCATCGTAGCCCGTTCTACCTCACCCGACTCTGGGGGGAGGACCTCGTAGGTGAGGAAGACTATGCCGAAGGCATACTCAGGCACTTGCGGTTCGACGACGATGCGGTCTACCAGGCGTGCCTGGATGGTATGACCGTTATTGCCAACGCCATCCACAAGGACCAGGTTACGCCCAGTCCAGAGACAGCCCAGAGCCTGAGTCAGCTTGGGCCTATGCTCAAGACCGGTGCCCTGGCCATGGACTTCGCAGCGGCATGGGCACTGAGCCCGCCGCTGCCGGAGGAGTTCGAGTTTGGCGCCGCGGCTGAGCCCCGGGCGCGGTCCACCGGTGGCGTTGGCTGGCTGAACCCGATGCAGATGGCTTCCAGCACGAAGTACCCCGATCAGGCCTGGCAGTTCATGACCTTCTTCGTTTCCGACGAAAGGGCGCAGACGATCTTCATTGAGAACACTACCGGGAAGGTACCCCCGGGCAAGGCCGGGCTGAAGAAGTACGTGGATGGTTGGGCCCCCAAACTGGTCAACACCAACGAAGAGCTAGAGAACATGCTGCAAGGCGCCCTGGCGCAGATCAAGGCGAGCTGCCCCTGCCACATCCTGGTCGGCTGGGCCGCCATTCGCGATACGTTCCGGGCGGAGATGGAGCCGGTGTGGCTGGGGACGAAGGAGCCCAAGGAAGCTCTGGACACCATGATCCCGCTCATGAATCAGACGCTTGAGGAGAAGCTCAAGGAACTCAAACTGACCGACGCTGCCGGTACTGCCTACCCTGTGGCGGCCTACGAACTTGCCTCTCGAAGCGGCGGCGCATGCGGCTGTGCTGGCTGTGGGGCCTCCTGCGCCGGATGCGGTGGCGGCGGGTGCGGCGCGCTGGCCTGA
- a CDS encoding sugar ABC transporter permease, giving the protein MASEAIALPRRRAVGGLTPQAKREERYFYAFISPWFIGFVVFTAGPILASIYFSFTVYDVMRPPDWTGLSNYSSLLADRLFWQSLRVTALYSAGSVPLGILASLTVALLLNRDIYGVAGFRTIFYLPSVISGVAVSLLWMWIFNPDFGILNYALWKLFRIQGPAWIMSERWVIPSLIFMSLWGIGGGIVIYLAGLQGIPTELYEAASIDGAGSWTKLLRITLPMMSPVILFNLVTGIIGSFQVFTQAYVMTAGGPHNASLFYVLYLYRNAFYYFRMGFASALAWVLFIIILVLTLLVFRSSPLWVYYESVRG; this is encoded by the coding sequence ATGGCTAGCGAGGCGATTGCTCTACCCCGCCGAAGGGCGGTGGGTGGCTTGACACCGCAAGCGAAGCGTGAAGAGAGGTACTTCTACGCCTTCATCTCCCCGTGGTTCATTGGGTTTGTGGTATTCACCGCCGGCCCCATTCTCGCGTCTATCTACTTCAGCTTCACTGTATACGACGTGATGCGGCCTCCCGATTGGACCGGGCTGAGCAACTACAGCAGCCTTCTGGCGGACCGATTGTTCTGGCAGTCACTGCGCGTCACGGCGCTGTACTCGGCTGGCTCGGTGCCTCTCGGCATTCTGGCATCGCTGACGGTAGCCCTGCTGCTGAACCGGGACATATATGGTGTGGCGGGCTTTCGCACCATCTTCTACTTGCCATCGGTCATATCAGGCGTGGCCGTATCCTTGCTCTGGATGTGGATCTTCAACCCCGATTTTGGCATCCTCAACTACGCTCTCTGGAAGCTATTCCGCATCCAGGGCCCCGCCTGGATCATGAGTGAGCGGTGGGTCATACCATCGCTTATCTTCATGAGCCTCTGGGGAATCGGAGGTGGCATCGTTATCTACCTGGCCGGGCTCCAAGGAATACCCACTGAGCTCTACGAGGCCGCGTCCATAGACGGAGCGGGATCCTGGACGAAGCTGCTTAGAATCACCCTGCCCATGATGAGCCCCGTGATTCTCTTCAACCTGGTCACCGGCATCATAGGCTCGTTCCAGGTCTTCACCCAAGCCTACGTCATGACCGCCGGGGGCCCGCACAACGCCTCTCTGTTCTACGTCCTGTACCTATACCGCAACGCTTTTTACTACTTCCGCATGGGTTTCGCTTCCGCCCTCGCTTGGGTGCTCTTCATCATAATCCTGGTTCTGACCCTCCTGGTATTCCGGTCGTCACCCCTGTGGGTGTACTACGAATCCGTCAGAGGCTAG
- a CDS encoding carbohydrate ABC transporter permease, whose product MLSTALKADGEVFLFPPRWIPAKLHWENFHRGLTFRPFGRYFLNTATVTGLAVVGQLLSSPLVAYAFARLRARRRDVLFILVLSTMMIPSQVTMIPTFVLFRQLGWINTFKPLIVPHFFGSAFFIFLMRQFFMRLSPELDDAAKIDGCGYFGVYSRVILPLAKPPLATVAIFSFMWNWNDFMHPLIYLSSEHKLTLTLALSRFTGQYGETAWNLLMAVSLVTVLPCVALFFFAQRYFIQGIVITGVKG is encoded by the coding sequence ATGCTCTCCACCGCGCTTAAGGCAGATGGCGAGGTCTTCCTCTTCCCGCCGCGGTGGATTCCGGCGAAGCTCCACTGGGAGAACTTCCACCGCGGCCTGACCTTCAGGCCCTTCGGCCGCTACTTCCTGAACACAGCCACGGTGACTGGTCTGGCGGTGGTGGGGCAGCTGCTCTCCTCGCCACTGGTGGCCTACGCCTTTGCTCGCCTACGGGCCCGACGCAGGGACGTGCTCTTCATCCTTGTGTTGTCCACCATGATGATCCCATCCCAAGTGACCATGATCCCGACGTTCGTGCTGTTCCGGCAACTGGGATGGATCAACACCTTCAAGCCTCTGATAGTACCCCACTTCTTCGGCAGTGCCTTCTTTATCTTCCTGATGCGCCAGTTCTTCATGCGGCTGAGCCCAGAGCTCGATGACGCCGCTAAGATAGATGGCTGCGGCTACTTCGGGGTCTACTCCCGGGTGATACTTCCCCTCGCCAAACCGCCTTTGGCCACGGTCGCCATCTTCTCCTTCATGTGGAACTGGAACGACTTCATGCACCCCCTCATCTACCTGAGTAGCGAGCACAAACTCACCCTGACCCTGGCTCTGAGCCGCTTCACCGGCCAATACGGTGAAACCGCCTGGAACCTCCTCATGGCGGTATCCTTGGTAACGGTCTTGCCCTGCGTGGCTCTCTTCTTCTTCGCCCAGCGCTACTTCATCCAGGGGATCGTCATCACCGGGGTGAAGGGATAG
- a CDS encoding Gfo/Idh/MocA family oxidoreductase yields the protein MAEKKIAVGILGLGRSGWGIHARTIGNPAVAEKFQVVAVTDPITARMDEAKDVFGCRTYGSVDELLQDKEVELVVVATFNHQHADHSIAAMRAGKDVLCEKPMASKLADADRMIQARDETGRVLTFNHNKRYSPDFLVVQDVLQSGKLGEILLIRIAGQGFRRRWDWQTLKSHGGGEMNNNAAHAVDAGLTLLSVLGADADPEVFCDVRKTPLCAGDADDHVKIVLRTKGGPTVDVEVTNAAAIRQDSWYIMGTQGGLTGGAQELRWRYFNPRLLPERQATAEPTPDRSYNREDVPWQEESWQKGEEKTTGYDMLYLDLYETLRHGAPLAITPESVRKQIAIFEECRRQSPV from the coding sequence ATGGCAGAGAAGAAGATCGCCGTCGGCATTCTTGGCCTCGGCCGCAGTGGCTGGGGCATCCACGCCCGCACCATCGGCAACCCGGCCGTCGCCGAGAAGTTCCAGGTGGTGGCCGTCACTGACCCCATCACCGCCCGCATGGACGAAGCTAAGGACGTCTTCGGCTGCCGCACCTACGGCAGCGTGGACGAGCTCCTGCAAGACAAGGAAGTGGAACTGGTGGTGGTGGCCACCTTCAACCACCAGCACGCTGACCACAGCATCGCCGCCATGCGGGCCGGCAAGGACGTCCTGTGCGAGAAGCCCATGGCTAGCAAGCTGGCCGACGCCGACCGCATGATCCAAGCCCGCGACGAGACCGGCCGCGTCCTCACCTTCAACCACAACAAGCGCTACTCCCCCGACTTCCTGGTGGTCCAGGACGTCCTCCAATCCGGCAAGCTGGGCGAGATACTCCTCATCCGCATCGCCGGTCAGGGCTTCCGCCGCCGGTGGGACTGGCAGACGCTCAAGTCTCACGGCGGGGGCGAGATGAACAATAACGCCGCCCACGCCGTGGACGCCGGCCTCACCCTCCTCTCCGTCCTGGGCGCCGACGCCGACCCCGAGGTGTTCTGCGACGTGCGCAAGACCCCTCTGTGCGCCGGCGACGCCGACGACCACGTGAAGATCGTGCTCCGGACCAAGGGCGGCCCCACGGTGGACGTCGAAGTCACCAACGCCGCCGCCATCCGGCAGGACTCCTGGTACATCATGGGCACCCAGGGCGGCCTCACCGGCGGGGCCCAGGAGCTCCGCTGGCGCTACTTCAACCCCAGGCTGCTCCCCGAGCGACAGGCTACCGCCGAGCCCACCCCCGACCGCAGCTACAACCGGGAGGACGTCCCCTGGCAGGAAGAGAGCTGGCAGAAGGGCGAGGAGAAGACTACCGGCTACGACATGCTCTACCTCGACCTCTACGAGACCCTGCGCCACGGCGCTCCTCTGGCCATCACCCCGGAGAGCGTGCGCAAGCAAATCGCCATCTTCGAGGAGTGCCGCCGCCAGAGCCCTGTGTAA